The window CCCAATTtcaaaatacccaaaataccctTCCGATCCATCAACAATCCATATAGCAATGACACTGGACTACTCTTCCCCTTATCTCCGCGGCTCGATAGCCGGGATACTCTCCATCCTCCAGCATTCCACCTGCCCGGAGAACATCTTCTTCCACTTCATAACAATACAAGGACGTGTCAATAAAATTAACACCACGATCCTCTCAACGTTCCCGTACCTCAGGTACACTCTCTACGCATTCAGGCCCGCATCCGTCACCCCTCTCATCTCGTCTTCCATTCGCCGCGCCCTCGATGAGCCGCTCAACTATGCCCGTATTCACCTTGCGAATTTACTAACACCTAGTGTGAACCGGGTTATTTATCTCGATTCTGATATCATAGTTGTCGACGACATCGTCAAGCTATGGCGAATCGAGCTGAATGGCAGGGTTCTAGGTGCTCCGGAATATTGTCATGCCAATTTCACGCATTATTTCACTCGTACATTTTGGTACCATCCGAATTTTTCGAAGACGTTCGAGAATAGAAGGCCTTGTTATTTTAATACTGGAGTTATGGTTATTGATTTGCAGAAATGGAGGAATGATGGATATACTCAAAAACTTGAACATTGGATGAGAGTTCAAAAAAGGTACTATAAACTTTTCTATATTAAATTTGCTCGGGAATTAGTTGGCGTTTGATCATAGATTTTGAAAACTTATATTCAAATATCCATTTGACTATGaaatttgattgattttgaaattttgattttcaaagcttgcaaaaaaaaaaaaaactagctcaaatcaattcttttgatttttctagaCTTGTATAGACTTGTACttgcaaaattttaatttttttcaaataaaatgcatgtccaaacacaatttcaaaaaatcaaattttcaatttcaaatgagAATTTAATGGTTAGATGAAGTTCAATTGTAAATCAAagtttatattaagaaaaaactacaattttgtttgttttaataTAAATGTTGGTATATCTAGGTTGGATCCTAAAAAATGCAAGCTTTTGAAGGGTTTCACACATATCAACtgtatttttgaagagttcgaacAATGTTGAGTCcaattttaacttgagattataaAAATTGAAGTTTAAAAACTCATTTGTGAAGCATTTcatgtgaaattatggttttccttgtaaaattttgatcttttttttgaCTTAGATAAATTTGAAATTGTAATCAACTTAAACCAAATTTTGTGTTATTGTGTGAAACACGTTAAAGGGTGTCATTGGAACTTCaatttatgttgatattatgtCAAAATGAGTGATGGTGAAACTTGAATATTTAACAACTATGTCTTCAAAAGGGTTTAAGCTATACACGTTTATTTacttaataatattttcaacagGTACAGAATCTACGAACTAGGTTCATTGCCTCCATTTCTATTGGTATTCGCCGGAAATGTAAAGCAAGTTGAGCATAGATGGAACCAACATGGACTTGGAGGTGATAACCTTGAAGGACAATGTAGGGATTTACATCCAGGGCCAGTGAGCTTGTTGCATTGGAGTGGAAAAGGGAAGCCATGGCTAAGATTGGACTCAAAGAAGCCATGCCCATTGGATAGTTTATGGGCACCATATGATTTGTACCAACACGAATCGTTGTTTTCAGATAGCTGATGATGTAGGAGACTCGAATTTGAGATGTCTGACTGAACACGTCTGACATTCTTATCAGATGTGATGATGACGCAAACTCGAGACCTCTATGACTGAGGTTATAAAAAGACAAATGAGGAGAAAGGTGTGTAAGATATAGTGGTGTGTGGGGAAGGGTAGTTTTGGGATTTTGTGGAGAAAAAGGATTCACATATTTTAATTGGTGGGTTAAAGAGAATTTTAACCATTGGAATGAGATTAATGGTGGATGTACAAAAAGTGGGATCATGGTGATGATGTGGAGGTTTTTGATTGGTGGATGGGATCTTGATAATGTATTTTTGGAAAGTGGTTGGATTATGAGAAGATTCTTGTGTTgctttcatatattttttgttgttgtttgggtGATTTATATGAACTTTTGACCTACTTCAATTATTTGCCTTCTTTTTTTGGTTTGGGAtgtcattcataaatcataaaaagactaaaatgtGGTTTGATACTCTTTCATTGATTTTTTATAGTCCACAACTCCACATCAAGTTCATAATTTTGCCAAGTATCTTATtggaaatttttattttacttgagtCAATAATCCATCACAAACAATCTCTTTAACTTCACATGGTTTAAGTATATCATTTTCTTCTGAATCTTACTTGTGAGATTACATTTTACTtgtgagaaaataaaaatatttgaaattaaattaaagaGTATTTGGATACGAGAACGTAATTAAGGTTTTGTGTGTGAAAACTTGATAAGctctatattttatatttcattaaaaaaattgacaaacaaacactaatttaaaatatttttcacttagcTTCTTtcttcctttatatatatataatgggataAGGTAATTTTTAGTGGGCATTTGAAAATACTTTatggaaaaaactaaaaataaatttgtattggtatatttattctttctttaaaaaGTTACTATGAGTGTTTTCACCACAAAAATTGATCAATTAGTGGAAGGATTTTTACTTCTAATTTTGAAAGGAACTTCCTTATTAAGTAAAGTTTTCtactaaaaaatattaataaactaAAAAGTGGAGAACCTTTTTGGAAATTATATAAGGTTATTAAAACCAACTTTGTATTCCACTTtgctaaataatactcctagCTTTTTGCTATTGATAATTCTATATAATGCTTAATGATTAAGCAAATTTGACCTTGAGATAACTTTGACTAATGTTAGTTTAAGCACATACATCGACCATTTTCtttggtttcccatccggtgttCGGTGCCCGTATTGGAGctccgactaattcggatcgcaCGTTGCAGGACTCATTAaagtggcagcgctcccaacagagtatTCTCCATATCCAgagtcgaaccctcgacctctaatTAAGGATGGAGCAGCCCCAttcactgcaccacaacccatgttaaTTACATCGACTATTTGATTGAGCAGTACTACCCTCCTTATCTCCCACTCCACTACACTTATAGGATCAGCTTGTGAATTTGTGGCATCGTAGTAGAATCATTATTAAAGGCGCGAT of the Capsicum annuum cultivar UCD-10X-F1 chromosome 11, UCD10Xv1.1, whole genome shotgun sequence genome contains:
- the LOC107848147 gene encoding probable galacturonosyltransferase-like 3 codes for the protein MPSSNHLITTVLLLLLLLLLPPPPTTAKFREAPAFINGKTCPISKYPKYPSDPSTIHIAMTLDYSSPYLRGSIAGILSILQHSTCPENIFFHFITIQGRVNKINTTILSTFPYLRYTLYAFRPASVTPLISSSIRRALDEPLNYARIHLANLLTPSVNRVIYLDSDIIVVDDIVKLWRIELNGRVLGAPEYCHANFTHYFTRTFWYHPNFSKTFENRRPCYFNTGVMVIDLQKWRNDGYTQKLEHWMRVQKRYRIYELGSLPPFLLVFAGNVKQVEHRWNQHGLGGDNLEGQCRDLHPGPVSLLHWSGKGKPWLRLDSKKPCPLDSLWAPYDLYQHESLFSDS